The nucleotide sequence TTGGAAAAATATAAAAGGAATtgtgtgtatccatggcaacaatcggtatatttttgttataaaatattgtacaaaggggagaaaagatgtcacatattttccaaaaaattgtccaaaagtagaatttcaatcacTTCAAGTAATCATTATGTCTTTTCCGAAACTGTTTAcgtaatatatttttcaataaatccaATGAAATTTATATGACTTTCgtctttttttttggtaaaattgcgtcaaaaacttcgtgtagaaaaaaagcgTTTGTAAACATTTCATTAATTTCTGGACTTATgaccggtctagctatgaaagacggagagtcaaacagaaaatagcccataaaacatgtaaaaaataatcttgatgttcctataaaccatctttgaaggctaaattagtactcagctgtctaaaaattaattttattacacaataagtttcatatttgaaaaatccgatATTGGGCTTGGCTGCTTACTTTTGTCATAATTACAGGATTTTTTTCCAAACGTCTTCAGATATTTGGCAGGTTTTTTGTATGTCAATAGTGATAAATTACAGATCAGGTGTAAGTTTAGTTCCGCTCTGTTGAATTGTTGGTTCTTACAGTTATATAAGTTTTTCTCTACCCGTCAGCAGTTATTTGGATGATTTATTTATATGAGGATTAACCACGTTGtgttatagatggagataaagtttcgttccgctctgcTGATTTTAGCCGAAATTAAGGGTTTTGACTTCGACAAATTGTTGGAAATCAAAGTTTTATGGACTTTTTTCTACACGCCTTTAGACATTGGGCTGATTGTTGTTATGCGAGTTAACAATGATGTGTTATAGACCGTGGTAACATTTCTTCCGCTCTGCTGGTTTTAGCCGAAATTAAGGGTTTCGGACTATgataaattgatataaatcacAGTTATCCGTACATTTGTTCTAAACGCTTTTAGATATTGAGCTGAATTTTGGTATTtgagttaaccatgatgtgtTACAGATCGTGTTCAAGTGTTGTTCCGATCTGCTAGTTTTTGCCGAAAATACGGGCTTTgagcttttataaattgttgaaaatcacagttacacggaatttttttttaaagtcttcagGTTTTAGGCAGACTTTTGGTATGCAAGTAAACATTGATGAGTTACAGACCTAGTTTAAGGTTCTTGCCGACATTACAGGCTTTAATaaatttgttgaaaatcacagttatacatatattttttctaaacgTCTTTAGATATTACGCAGATTGAGTGTATGCAAGTAAACAATGACAGGTTGCGTATCAGGTTTAAGGTTAATTCCGCTCTGCTTATTTTTTTTCTCCGAAAGAACGggtttggactttgataaattggtatgtgagttaaccatgatgtgtTACATACCGAGGTAAAGTTTTGTTCGGGTCTACTGATTTTTGCCGAAATTAAGGATttttgactttgataaattgttgaaatcaCAGTTACATTTGTGCTAGTGTCGTTCTATgctgtgatgttatactattgtttcatgTAAGAGAGACGGTTTGatatcattaaaacgtttaatccctctgcaattgtttgcacctgtcctatgtcaggaatttgatgttgtcgtttgtttatgtggttcatatgtgtttctcgttcgcgttttttatatagattagaccgttggttttcctgtttgaatgttttacactagtaattttttgggaccctttatagctaaCTTTTCGgaatgagccaaggctccgtgttgaagaccgtaccttgacctataatggtttacttttataaattgtgacttggatggagagatgtctcattggcaccgaTACcagatcttcctatatctataaatgccttcagatattgaactgatttttttggtatgtgagttaaccatgatgtgtTATAGACCGAATTCAAATTTCGTTCCGCTCTGTTGATTTTGTCGGAATTGCAGGTTTTTCAGAACACGGAAGTAAGAGCATGACATGTGACTTCGACAAATGCCGGTCATAATATCAGTTATTCTGACTTCCAGTTGTTtctcttttctttctttctatttttttagtatataaaaaaaagatgtgccaatgagaaaactctccacaagagaccaactgacacagaaattaacaactatatatcaccgttcggtcttcaacaataagcaaagcctatACCACAGGGTTGAGAGACAGTCTCTGATAATGATTatgaaaggctattttaatttttatacgaccgccaaaaaaaaatatgttcgtacattggtatcacgtcgtcgtcgtcaacGTCATCAAAAGACacttagtttccggacaataacttaagtttaagtgaatttatctctataaaatttaaacacaaggtttgaaaccacaaaaggaaggttgagattgattttggggttgtggtctgaacagtttaggaacaTGGGGTccaaaaggggtcaaaataagtattttttctagtttcaagacaataacttgtgtgtaagtgtattgtttttttctgatttttctacCAAACTTATCTGGTGTCCTGGCTTTCAGATTCTGAGTCcgcaatttcgtactttattggtctttttaattttttttggcccGAGTcattgatgagttttttgtataCAAACCGCACCTTTAGCATCTGGCGTTCATAATTGTTATCTTGGTTCCATGATAAGATATTTGGGTTCATTTCAGGAACTTCAAAAAACCCTTACAATTAGATAATTTTTGGACACCAAATAAGTGTCAGTCAATACGAGTACCTCATGAGGCTAATATGTAATGATCAAGAATAAAATACGGAACTTTCGCATAATGTGCATGACACATATTTACACATCAAAAAGAAATTGGAATCTCAATGTCTGTATCACCTCTACATTGAGTCCAGACAgctttaataataattataagaaTATGAAGGCATCCAAGAAACAACTTGGCATTGCAAtgggataaaataaaaataaattctttaaaaggtACATTCATATGGCAGTTgtatattttcactttttataTCTAAAGTACAACTGCGTGCGCTTTTTATTGTCAAGAAAGGTATATTAACATTAACTTTACCTTACTCTACTCATAGTCcataatttcaaatcaaaagcaacgaagaaaaaaaaaggttattGTTTGGTGACCAGTTAGAGGTCTCGGGTTCacgtacgtttttttttttaaaggaccCAACTTGTCTGTATAGTTATTCTCAACAAAAGCCGAGAGGTGAATGCTTTCTAAGTGATTGCTATGCGTTGACGTCTCCTAATTATTTTTGTAGAAGATTTGTTAACCTATATTAGGTCTAGtaacttgtgttttttttttttttatattgttctgCATGTTATTATATggatttattttgctttctattTGGTATTGGTTTTTCTCTGGTTTGAAGACAAGTCGTTAACAATCATTTTGTCAAGACTTTACGCCAAGAGATGTCTCGTGCTAATTATACATCATTTCATTAGTTTAAAATTGAAAAGTTGCTTATTTCTACTGTAAATTTGGCGCATATGAACTGCAGATTGCCAAAATCAACAAATGTAAACATAAATGTTATCTTTCTGATTTCAGGAGATCCTCCAAGTAAGTATGTCATTAAACTGGCTTTTATTTTGTTAATGCATTGATTTCTAGCCAAAAAGGTGAGGTGAGTGACTGTCCGATTGAGGTCGTGTTTTTCGAGTGAATCGATCTAGTTTTTAATTGTGGAAAGACCTTTTTTATTGACTTCTTATTTGCCAGCAAACTAGTTTTATGAATGATTGTTCGtcttattgttattattattgttttgacGACGAATAACGCGAACTATGTCCATGCTATCCTCTCAAAACTTGTATACTATTTTAAACGTCCAAGATTTTTTGTTTATGGTCGGGACATTAAACGGGCACTATTTGTCAAAACAATTTTGATAGCTTTGACtcaaattctaatatttgatttatgaCATACTAAAACacatatccaaattacaattgcTTTAAATACCCGGTTTTCAGAAACTGGGCATTGCAATGGAATAgaataaaacatgttttgaaTAGTAAATTCATAAGCCAGCTGTTTACTAGTATATACTCTTTATATAAAACCTGACACAAAATATTTACGACAAAAAGGACGAGTTTTCTTCCGCTAGGCCACAttaatttaattccttgttcgacggacatatttttttctaaacggatgttttttttattttgtcgcGCCGTTGTTTtagtttctttcccccttacttagtACATTCCCCTGCAAAATTATGCTGATTTTCGTAGTTAGAAAAAAGTAAGCAGAATGAGAAGTGTTTCCTTCTGCTCAAATAGTGTTTGCCGgctaaacaaaactatccataacCGCTGCATGTGTATGCACATGTCCTCAGACAAAAGCCTGTTGTTCAGACGTAGTAGTCGTGTGTTGGTGTGGTTCATTTAAGAATAAGAAAAACTTAGATTGTTTAACTTCAAAAATGGTGGGGGAATTCAtcatactaaataaaaaaaacttttctaaaaaaaaaaagatgggtccccttattttacaaattgttttggACATGTCTTGGCCTTATTATTCCAGATAGATGTATAGTTCTTTTGGTAAAAGGTTCTTCAAATTATATAATATGTGCCCTATTGTACTAGAAGCtagcttttacaaaaaaatactttatatcacTTGAAATGTACCTCTCATAAAAGGGATAGTTATTACATTGAAgagttgttcccaacctgattatgacttagatggaaaattgtctcattgacactcatctcacatcttatttatatacaaagtacCAAAAAGACAAAGAACAAAAACGAGACCACTAAAATGACAGAGACACGGACATGACAGACAACCAacatataacacaaaaaaaaaatgtaaacacatCAATGAACAGCTGGAATCCCAAAAAGCTGGAGGTGAACACATGTGTTCTGGAAAGGATGAGCAGTTCCTGGACCTTGCAAGACATCCACCATGTTGCTATTTATAAGTCAAATGCTGTGAAGGAGGAAAATCATCTATGACAATTAAATGGAGATAATTTGAAGTAGTTgaaataattattcaattatttctcgGTGAACAGGAAAGAAACCACTTCAGCACttgataaattaaagaaattacaaatggaaaaataacTTGTATACCATCTTGTGttggtcaattttgtcaaaaaaaatattttatgattacaaaaataaattataatcgattgcctttatttttcaagcttcgcctcgaaattttgcaaattaaatatttttttattaaaattttcatatcGCTCGCTCGCTCCAATTTTTTGAAATTGAATTCGAATtgaattggtgtggcctaaaaaGCATTTGTCGCGTACATACAAACattgcatttgaaattgaaacgGTGATCACATGAATACATTTGTTCTTGTCTGTGTTATTTCAGCTCAACCGACTCACGAACGTAAGTATATAATgtatactgaccgactttagaaacgcaacactcgATTATTCTTTTCAATTCCCATTTTCAAATACTGGTATGCACTTTTTTCGTAAACAAACTTATGAACAGAAACTTCTTTTATTTcttcaatgtttaaaaaacatGCTAGTTCGAAACTTGAATTGATATcgtcattttcaatgttcaaataTTGTGGTGGTATACACTGAAACACTGGTTTTCCCCTTACCAATGAACATGTTACCGTTAAAAGTAACTACTGCCTGTAACAATCGCCAAAATGAATGTCAGAAAGGTCAACCAATTCTGTTTAGCGCCTATTGGGTTCTGTTTTGCACCTTCTGATTTTGCCGTTGTTTCAAGCATTACAATGGTTTTTGGAAATTATGTTTTCTGCAGTCGATTCTTCGGCATTTCAGTTAATGGGAAACATGTATGGCACAAATCTGTGCAAGATGTCATTCAGCAATTTGATAAGCAGTTGACGTTGGGTCGTAAGACCTGTCTCGCAAATGACGTTGCGTAATCAAATTATATTGACAGTTCATTGTTACTACATGTTGATCTTGTCATTGATGGTCTTCAACAAATCCCGTCTTCTGGTATCATTGTCGGAAggacagtaagacgagtttctgacgtCAAATTGTCTGGTTTCAACACGTTCAAGTTTTCCTGTTTGCAGTATTCTAATGGGTCGAttcagtttttatgccccacctacgatagtagaggggcattatgttttctggtctgtgcgtccgttcgtccgtctgtccgttcgttcgtccgtctgtcccgcttcatgttgaagtttttggtcaaggtagtttttgatgaagttgaagtccaatcaacttgaaacttagtacacatgttccttatgatatgatctttctaattttaaagtcaaattaaacttttgatcccaatttcacggtccactgaacatagaaaatgaaagtgcatgtttcaggttaaagtttttggtcaaggtagtttttgatgaagttgaagtccaatcaacttgaaacttagtacacatgttccctatgatattatctttctaattttaatgcctaattatattttttatccaatttcgtGGTCctttgaacatggaaaatgatagtgcgagtggggcatccgtgtactttggacacattcttgtttattccTCAGTCTTGACTATATGGAGATGCAACATGTTTTAACTGATGTAAATGTGGCCAAGaattgaaagaactgtttcacaaaaacaaaaacaaaaaatcttttttggttCGTAATTTCGCTTTCTTAAATTCTTGAGATCTTAATAATCCGATATGTTCAATAACCACTAGTAAGTCAGATGTTGATTTTTTCGAAAGAGAAAGAAGTATGATAAGCATAAATAGTAGTTGTATTAGAATCAAACATGATTTGGTAAAATTAATctacaaaatgagtgttgcgtttttaaagtcaGTCAGTATATAATGACTTTTATTTTGATACTTTAGACTCTAGTTGATAGTTACTGATCACGTcgtcttgatttaaaaaaaaatgtattgaatttTTTGGATGTTTCCGGTTGCTGAAATTCAAGTTCTGAAAGATAACGATGTCTTTTCAGTGGTTTCATTTAGATATGAAATACAAATGGCGtagatttttgacgattttttttaattttttttataatctacaACGATTGCTAGATTAGTGCAATGATACGGTGTCATGTAACATGTGTGGCATTTGCGGGGGGAAAAAAAAACGGATTCGAATGATGCAAGGTACATTTAcggaaaatatttgattttttttagaaaactcaTTCATCAAATTTGTTTAACAGTAACTCAGTAACATAACAAAATGACAGACAACTGTATGTCATCTTTAGGACTTTAAAAAAGAATGCAGATGTCAACAATATGTCAAGCTCAAACTTGCCTTGTAAATTACAAGAGCATAAGTACATGTGTATAAGCACAACAGCAGTATTTAATAGTGTTTTTCAAATTAACATTCTCTTAATAAATTGTGGAAACTATTCTTATTACGAGGTCATAAAGGAAttagtaatatcaaaatatttcattaattgaaTACAAACTTCTGTTTTACATGCGTCGCTAACGACGAAAATGGCGATGTTGGCGTCCGAAGACATTTTAGTTCGCAGACAATAAGTAGAATAACTAGAGTAGAAATGTATAattgatctctatgaaattttagcacaaggttccattccaaaaaatatttgatatagaGATTATTTGATGATATAAGAAAACAATCCCACTATTTCCTTTTAGGTTCCACGCAGGAAGCAGTAATTGGTAAACCGGTTGTACTTTTACCAAACTTAAGTAAATCATACCATTCCGTTCAATATAAATCAGTCCAATGGACTCATAATGATAAGCCGGTTTCAACTGATAAGGACAACGCGTACAAAGGAGGGAAGAAATCTAGTCCATCTTTGGAAATAAGTAGTGTTTCCGAAGAAGACTTTGGACTGTGGAAATGCATTTTGGAATCTGAAAATTCCAAACAAGTCTTTGTTGTCCAACTTACAAAAGGTGAGTTAacttaaaatgtaaaagaaagaaagaacAGAAGTAAGATGAAATGTGTATAGCTTTTTATAACAAGTCTGTAATTAACAACCTCAaccatattattatttttttaaaaatcatgtaACTCACATCATAAAACTAGTACAGTCACGTATTGGTATTCATTTCTCTTACTTTATCATAATAAGCTGTTGGGGGAAATATTTTGTATTAGTTatccttgtatatatatatatatatatatatatgtgtagcTATACCTGATTGTGAAAAGCATTACAAATACAAGATTCTAAATGATGCTCGgagaattatttatttatttatttatttatgaaatgcacatgtacatgtacaccataggggttgaaggcatatacaaacaatacaatacaaatatatacacaatggaaaaattaacatattaaatatcatatataaagtgGTTAAACAGTAATAATACTTCTTCAACTAGATCCACGACGATTTATGTCACGTGTACACTTAAAGTAAAACCACATGCATCCATATAAAATATtaacttattcatttatttatcgTTTCTGTATGTTGCATTCAATTGGTGATTGCCAAACATAGTTTTTACTGCACTATTTATAACAGAAACGTTTAATAGTATGTAGGAGATTTAGTTGGGtgtaaaataaacaatgttgatacaattagttttaaaaatatatttaacttcCAATTTGCGAATAAACGAAGTTAATATGATATATAGGGAACTGTTCAAATTACAATGACCACGGACCACGGACGAATTCCTAGTGTTAAGGTGGccggtatgggagtctaaaatagaaatgatagaaattgTTCATACTTTTCCAAAATGTAgcatctattgatatatgttcaaaaatattataaaaataataggtcaccgcgcattttctcaaacTGCAGGttttgacaaaatgacacattgtgtatggattatacaggaaaaaaacaccatttcgtgattagaaactaaacaaaatgatagaattgtaaataaattaggaaaagatagctttcagacagtgctacattgaagacctgttggtgaccttctgctgttgttttttttttctatggtcgggttgttgtctctttggcacattccccatttccattctcaattttatttgtgaatatcaaaagaaaagacagggtcaccgtacgttttttctggctaaaatacaaaatgggAAAATTcaatgtagattccttcagaaaatgcactccTTTAGAGGTACCTCCCCTTAAAAgccaatttgaaaacattttaaaaataaccaaaaataatcTTCacttgcaaaaatattaatatttataagttatattcttataaattggttctttaaaaaatgaaaattcacatttaaTATCTGCATtattgcatcaaattttgctaacatGATAGAAAATTCggaccttagattctctgttttttacaatcaaaGATGGCGAAAGACCCCCATATTactttaaggattatgtacccttttGTTGATTCagtgctaaacatatggaaattttaaagaaagtccacagcctttatccttgtactctcatatttggcaatttgatgactgatagatatggttacaagagcgcaattattggtttacattttaccggcaagtttttttaccccaagatggtactcagaatagagtcctatacggcttctgattggatgatacaggattggaattacatttaatcgaaagcttatccaattaggtgtAAAAATTGCTGAAactcatattcacattttacgaagtatagaaaatatcttccatttctgCACGTTGGAGCCATTGACAATATGCCCTTTTCATTATGCGAAAAAAAAAtagacgatctttttcaacttcattttattaataagtcaatttgagcctcatgaccctatatatttttttggtagaaatgcaacactggcatttctagttaCAGGAACTGCTACTcgtttttccctagtttgtgtagtcttcgagaaataAAATACGGAACACAAGTGGTACCCTTTGGAAACTGCATTACGAATAATTCCGCTCTTGTAAccatataggattattgcatgcagtgctagcattgatttcctaaaaacaagtttattaatgtagttatttgttgaaacaaataaaaaaaaatggaccaaatcaagtacaccttttagctcgactttagtgactcagcacgaggtattttggaatttacaggttggttagaacattctgtagaaaatgaacactagcacatcatagaaaagcaagtttATAATCtatcatgttttaaatttcatgtattgaaggctgtggattttctataaaaatcttggtttatttgcaacaaagtactctttttatagtaaatgcaatgaaacagtaaataattatgctttccatcaagtttccccttggtatatgtactaaatggcctatctcttttattcattatatctgtagttttgatacaattgaagtttgaaaaattcatacaaaaatggctacagaagggatCATAAACCTTAATAATATCATATAACAGGTCCATATTCAGTGGAAATggacttcattttttttctgtgtattttaCATTCTATTTTGCAAGATTCTTTATATTGAACGTCAACTATACAATTAAATGAGAAGACCTCGTtctgtgtgtcgcttctcttccgtCCTCATATGCTCATTTGTTATCCTCGCCTATGCTTATTCCGTTTGGgatattttgggagaaaaacgaaaattaaGGCGttcggatattgtttccgtcaccGGACGGACTTTTAAGTCCGAGACAAGACATTATATatggcaataagtgaaattataCATTAAGCTTGAATTCTAGGCAATAAGCTAATGCATAGGCATTATGTtgttgcctgaaattttcaggcattaagcaATTTTACGAAATCTGATGATGGTCCGAGAatacagttatttcgtagtgcatttcatTTAGACACTTTTCCcaatcatattttttaaacttttggaacaaattatatcaaaattataaaaaaaacttcatcggCATATTTttaggcataaaacatgaagaaagaCATTTGAAAGAGGTATAAGTTATATTAGCAAGTAACACATTAtgcacactagggactatattcggacaacaaaaatcaaaggacgataaggACTacgaaaatcaaaataaaagacGATAAGGACAACGAAAATGTAAGGACGATAACTGTTTTCCCGGACCTGATGATTATTCAAcctattgccgaacataattttATGCCGTattggtttatgagaataaagattattattattattgaggAAAAACCTCTTGAATCTTTGCTGTCTAAATTCAAATCAGGGAATACAAGGAACATATACCTTAGAGAAAAGTACAATAATCTTTTAGCAAAGACTAAACTTTTTGGAATCATCAGAAAAGAAGGCAACACAAGATTACTACAATTTAAAACGGTATGCCATTTTTACTATTGGAGGTTTTGAGAGATTGATAACTAAAGTTAACgcgaatgggggggggggggggggggaatttaaAAATTGATTTCCTAGATGAACTCTATGGTATTTTGGAAAAGGCACATACAGAAACAGGTCATGGCGACGGAGACCGCATCATTAAACAACTGAATAATTGATATGCTAATATTTCCCGTGATGGTATTGAACTATTTCTTTCACtttgtgaaaattaaaataagaaaaccaAAACATATAGGGAACGGAGTAGTGGTGAAGTCCATTTTATCTTAAGACTTTAACAGTAGAGGACAAGTTGATTTAATGGATTTTCAATCAAATCCAGTTGGAAACTATAAATTTCTTAGGGTGTCCCAAGATCAACTTACACAATTTTGCAACAGTAAAACTCTTACGTCAAAATGTGCATCAGAGCTGGCTTTTAATCTTATTGATATTTTCACAATTGTTGTCTTGGTGCGCCCCATACACTGCAAAGGGACTGTGGTTGGTCATATCCAAGTTAAAATTAATGTGGCAAGAACTTGTTTTTTGATGAGTTTTAATATAACTAACATGTtttattagtgattttattttcggTAAATGAcattatgttttttcatttaaatgaatcaatttcttttatttactgaaatttttactttaggcattaagcttaatgcctgcacacatttttcatgattttagacTAATATCTAACATTATTTAGGCAATATACTTACTGCCTAGGCGTATACCTGTTGCCTTTGATTTAAGCTTTTTTAAGctcctaatttcacttattgccgctaacatatagaTAGATAAATAGGCTTTTTTAAGAGTCGGCATAGTGTAGAAACAAGGACATCCATAACATACGCTCTAATAAGCTTTTAACCGATATGGATATTGGGATATGGATATTGGAGAATTCTTTTTGCATTTTCTGTAAACTATGCACATACATATGTACTATAGcaaaaaaactttatttatagtatttgtATGCTCGTAGTATACATGCAGTCTACAGAAAAACgctaaaataattgaaattagtagaaaacaaaaaataatggaTTTTGGAAAAAAGGTTGGAGGGCTAAACAAaaattgtcctgtccccaagaacctatgacttttgatacctttcctgaaattctccattcataATCTTTTACATAATCCTTATGTGacaacagtttacatatataCTTTCAACCATGCTCTA is from Mytilus galloprovincialis chromosome 6, xbMytGall1.hap1.1, whole genome shotgun sequence and encodes:
- the LOC143078547 gene encoding uncharacterized protein LOC143078547, yielding MNCRLPKSTNVNINVIFLISGDPPTQPTHERSTQEAVIGKPVVLLPNLSKSYHSVQYKSVQWTHNDKPVSTDKDNAYKGGKKSSPSLEISSVSEEDFGLWKCILESENSKQVFVVQLTKGSIHSTLYNLPPI